A window of Oncorhynchus kisutch isolate 150728-3 linkage group LG10, Okis_V2, whole genome shotgun sequence contains these coding sequences:
- the LOC109897758 gene encoding tyrosine-protein phosphatase non-receptor type 5, with amino-acid sequence MGMHWCAVLCTISQITGYWVFFMVDGNELFPAFYKALQLLDLYLGVLLSFNPVFGVDSVCVLVEMEKTKNYWLLHATEGIGMAVIIFMIYRIVCKLGYGEAWWPTTVVTNHGDRRQSVSRQPSFTLSEWTDAQEDLMDLEAEPQTPVFDLGLDTRTEGDITTLSVTPVGLQERRGSNVSLTLDMCSPGCTEPYGYGAQLSPRDQTAKEYLREGTNALSPAQLHTRAMDDQALQAEFYETPMNFVDPKEYNYPGLVRKNRYKTILPNTHSRVILQTADEDEFLRTYINANYLQGYGGEERAYIATQGPTVNTVGDFWRMVWQERCPIIVMITNLEEKNEKCAEYWPEDSVSHEGILITVVTVTQEDDYSLRVFSLKCDGEERRLRQYWYTSWPDQKTPDKAPPLLELVQKVEQAREEALLTSGPVIVHCSAGIGRTGCFIATSILCKQLRSEGVVDILRTTCQLRLDRGGMIQTGEQYQFVHHVLSLYEKQLSHTAEE; translated from the exons ATGGGGATGCACTGGTGTGCCGTGCTCTGCACCATTTCCCAAATCACG ggttatTGGGTCTTCTTTATGGTGGATGGTAATGAGTTGTTCCCAGCCTTCTACAAAGCCTTGCAGCTCTTAGACTTATACCTGGGTGTCCTTCTATCATTCAACCCTGTGTTTGGAGTGGAC tCTGTGTGCGTGTTGGTGGAGATGGAGAAGACCAAGAACTACTGGCTTCTCCACGCCACCGAAGGCATCGGCATGGCTGTCATTATCTTCATG ATCTACCGCATTGTGTGTAAGTTGGggtacggtgaagcgtggtggcccACGACGGTGGTGACTAACCACGGGGACAGACGTCAGTCAGTGAGTCGCCAGCCTTCCTTCACCCTGTCAGAGTGGACAGATGCCCAGGAGGACCTGATGGACCTAGAAGCTGAACCCCAGACACCTGTCTTTgacctgggtctggacaccaggACGGAGGGGGACATCACCACCCTCTCTGTTACACCTGTGGGCCTGCAAGAGAG gagggGCTCCAACGTGTCCCTGACCCTGGACATGTGTTCTCCTGGCTGTACGGAGCCCTATGGCTACGGTGCCCAGCTCTCCCCCAGAGACCAGACTGCCAAGGAGTACCTGAGAGAGGGAACAAACGCACTCAGCCCTGCCCAGCTCCACACACGCGCTATGGACGACCAAGCCCTACAGGCAGAGTTCTAT GAAACTCCCATGAACTTTGTGGACCCAAAGGAGTACAACTACCCAGGGCTGGTGAGGAAGAACCGCTACAAGACCATCCTGCCCA acacacacagtagagtGATCCTCCAGACAGCAGATGAAGATGAATTCCTAAGGACCTACATCAATGCTAACTATCTACAG GGTTACGGGGGTGAGGAGCGGGCGTACATCGCTACCCAAGGTCCTACAGTCAACACGGTGGGAGATTTCTGGAGGATGGTGTGGCAGGAACGCTGTCCTATAATCGTCATGATTACTAACCTAGAGGAGAAGaatgag AAATGTGCAGAGTACTGGCCTGAGGACTCTGTGTCCCACGAGGGCATCCTGATCACGGTTGTCACGGTAACCCAGGAGGACGACTACAGCCTGAGGGTCTTCAGTCTGAAG tgtgatGGAGAGGAGCGCAGACTCAGGCAGTACTGGTACACCTCCTGGCCTGACCAGAAGACCCCAGACAAAGCCCCGCCCCTCCTGGAGCTGGTACAGAAAGTGGAGCAGGCAAGAGAGGAAGCTCTGCTCACCAGCGGCCCTGTCATCGTCCACTGCAG TGCTGGGATAGGTCGGACAGGCTGTTTCATCGCCACCTCCATCCTGTGTAAACAGCTGAGGAGTGAGGGTGTGGTCGACATACTGAGGACTACCTGCCAGCTCCGCCTCGACAG AGGTGGGATGATCCAGACGGGTGAGCAGTACCAGTTTGTGCACCACGTCCTCAGCCTGTACGAGAAGCAGCTGTCCCACACTGCAGAGGAGTAG